In Monodelphis domestica isolate mMonDom1 chromosome 3, mMonDom1.pri, whole genome shotgun sequence, the following proteins share a genomic window:
- the MIER3 gene encoding mesoderm induction early response protein 3 isoform X3, which translates to MLEGASGCVFWGNETPSAKSAPWGVLEHPSPVWLIGSLSSEDHDFDPTAEMLVHDYDDERTLEEEEMMDEGKNFSSEIEDLEKEGNMPLEDLLAFYGYESAIPGIAGSSANSSPSELADELPDMTLDKEEIAKDLLSGDDEETQSSADDLTPSVTSHEATDFFPRPLRSNTTYDGDKESEGEDVEADAGNSSEDLRKEIMVGLQYQAEIPPYLGKYIGHEKVYENEDQLLWTPDVVLESKVKEYLVETSLRTGNEKPVDKPSEGAHTRDNEQALYELLKCNHNVKEAIERYCSNGKASQEEMTAWTEEECRNFEHALLIYGKDFHLIQKNKVRTRSVAECVAFYYMWKKSERYDYFAQQTRFGKKRYNHHPGVTDYMDRLVDETEALGGAVNSSALTSSRTDPLPDQPLSILNSFTASDLTALTNSVATVCNSSDVNCLDDGFPPLGALPRGQVNHVPGVTEELLTLPSNGESDCFNLFETGFYHSELNPMNLCGDESERPAKRLKMGLAVPDAFINDVSVNNLGVDFESHTHHLTSAKMAVSVADFSSLSASETNGFMGSHALHPHTALHSE; encoded by the exons ttggGTCTTTGTCTTCTGAGGATCATGATTTTGACCCTACTGCTGAAATGTTGGTGCATGACTATGATGACGAAAGAACtcttgaagaagaagaaatgatggACGAGGGCAAAAATTTCAGTTCTGAAATTGAAGATTTAGAAAAg GAGGGAAATATGCCTTTGGAAGATTTGCTGGCATTCTATGGCTATGAATCGGCAATTCCAGGAATAGCAGGTTCCAGTGCAAATAGCTCCCCAAGTGAACTTGCAGATGAACTACCAGATATGACACTGGACAAG gaggaaatagcaaaagaccTCTTGTCTGGTGATGATGAAGAAACGCAGTCTTCTGCTGATGATCTAACACCATCAGTGACTTCACACGAAGCTACGGATTTCTTCCCTCGGCCTTTAAGAT CTAACACAACTTACGATGGTGATAAAGAATCAGAGGGTGAAGATGTTGAAGCAGATGCTGGTAATTCATCTGAAGATTTAAGGAAG GAAATAATGGTGGGTTTACAATATCAAGCCGAAATTCCACCCTATCTTGGAAAGTACATCGGTCATGAGAAGG TGTATGAAAATGAAGATCAATTACTGTGGACTCCTGATGTGGTTCTGGAGAGCAAAGTGAAAGAGTACCTTGTGGAGACCTCTTTAAGGACTGGAAATGAAAAACCAGTGGACAAGCCTTCTGAGGGCGCGCACACGAGGGATAACGAGCAG GCACTATATGAACTTCTCAAATGCAATCACAACGTAAAGGAAGCCATTGAAAGATACTGCAGCAATGGAAAAGCATCACAAG AAGAGATGACAGCATGGACAGAAGAAGAATGCAGAAATTTTGAGCACGCTCTTCTGATTTATGGGAAAGATTTTCATCTTATACAAAAGAATAAG GTGAGGACCAGGAGCGTGGCCGAGTGTGTGGCCTTCTACTACATGTGGAAGAAGTCGGAGCGCTACGATTACTTCGCTCAGCAAACGAGGTTTGGGAAGAAAAGATACAACCATCACCCCGGAGTCAC GGACTACATGGACCGCTTGGTAGATGAGACGGAAGCCCTGGGCGGAGCCGTCAACTCTTCAGCCTTAACGTCGAGCCGCACCGACCCTCTTCCCGACCAGCCGCTGAGCATCCTCAACTCCTTCACTGCCAGCGACCTGACAG CCCTGACCAACAGCGTCGCCACCGTCTGCAACTCCAGCGACGTGAACTGCCTGGACGACGGCTTCCCTCCGCTGGGCGCGCTGCCGCGGGGACAAGTGAACCACGTGCCTGGGGTGACGGAAGAGCTGCTCACCCTGCCCAGCAACGGCGAGAgtgattgttttaatttattcgAGACGGGATTTTACCACTCGGAGCTCAACCCCATGAACCTGTGCGGCGACGAGTCCGAGAGGCCGGCCAAGAGGTTAAAAATGGGCCTCGCGGTGCCCGACGCCTTCATCAACGACGTGTCCGTCAACAACCTGGGCGTGGACTTTGAGAGCCACACGCACCACCTCACCAGTGCCAAAATGGCCGTCTCGGTGGCCGACTTCAGCAGCCTGTCTGCGAGCGAGACCAACGGCTTCATGGGCTCCCACGCGCTCCACCCACACACCGCCCTGCACTCGGAGTGA
- the MIER3 gene encoding mesoderm induction early response protein 3 isoform X6, which yields MLVHDYDDERTLEEEEMMDEGKNFSSEIEDLEKEGNMPLEDLLAFYGYESAIPGIAGSSANSSPSELADELPDMTLDKEEIAKDLLSGDDEETQSSADDLTPSVTSHEATDFFPRPLRSNTTYDGDKESEGEDVEADAGNSSEDLRKEIMVGLQYQAEIPPYLGKYIGHEKVYENEDQLLWTPDVVLESKVKEYLVETSLRTGNEKPVDKPSEGAHTRDNEQALYELLKCNHNVKEAIERYCSNGKASQEEMTAWTEEECRNFEHALLIYGKDFHLIQKNKVRTRSVAECVAFYYMWKKSERYDYFAQQTRFGKKRYNHHPGVTDYMDRLVDETEALGGAVNSSALTSSRTDPLPDQPLSILNSFTASDLTALTNSVATVCNSSDVNCLDDGFPPLGALPRGQVNHVPGVTEELLTLPSNGESDCFNLFETGFYHSELNPMNLCGDESERPAKRLKMGLAVPDAFINDVSVNNLGVDFESHTHHLTSAKMAVSVADFSSLSASETNGFMGSHALHPHTALHSE from the exons ATGTTGGTGCATGACTATGATGACGAAAGAACtcttgaagaagaagaaatgatggACGAGGGCAAAAATTTCAGTTCTGAAATTGAAGATTTAGAAAAg GAGGGAAATATGCCTTTGGAAGATTTGCTGGCATTCTATGGCTATGAATCGGCAATTCCAGGAATAGCAGGTTCCAGTGCAAATAGCTCCCCAAGTGAACTTGCAGATGAACTACCAGATATGACACTGGACAAG gaggaaatagcaaaagaccTCTTGTCTGGTGATGATGAAGAAACGCAGTCTTCTGCTGATGATCTAACACCATCAGTGACTTCACACGAAGCTACGGATTTCTTCCCTCGGCCTTTAAGAT CTAACACAACTTACGATGGTGATAAAGAATCAGAGGGTGAAGATGTTGAAGCAGATGCTGGTAATTCATCTGAAGATTTAAGGAAG GAAATAATGGTGGGTTTACAATATCAAGCCGAAATTCCACCCTATCTTGGAAAGTACATCGGTCATGAGAAGG TGTATGAAAATGAAGATCAATTACTGTGGACTCCTGATGTGGTTCTGGAGAGCAAAGTGAAAGAGTACCTTGTGGAGACCTCTTTAAGGACTGGAAATGAAAAACCAGTGGACAAGCCTTCTGAGGGCGCGCACACGAGGGATAACGAGCAG GCACTATATGAACTTCTCAAATGCAATCACAACGTAAAGGAAGCCATTGAAAGATACTGCAGCAATGGAAAAGCATCACAAG AAGAGATGACAGCATGGACAGAAGAAGAATGCAGAAATTTTGAGCACGCTCTTCTGATTTATGGGAAAGATTTTCATCTTATACAAAAGAATAAG GTGAGGACCAGGAGCGTGGCCGAGTGTGTGGCCTTCTACTACATGTGGAAGAAGTCGGAGCGCTACGATTACTTCGCTCAGCAAACGAGGTTTGGGAAGAAAAGATACAACCATCACCCCGGAGTCAC GGACTACATGGACCGCTTGGTAGATGAGACGGAAGCCCTGGGCGGAGCCGTCAACTCTTCAGCCTTAACGTCGAGCCGCACCGACCCTCTTCCCGACCAGCCGCTGAGCATCCTCAACTCCTTCACTGCCAGCGACCTGACAG CCCTGACCAACAGCGTCGCCACCGTCTGCAACTCCAGCGACGTGAACTGCCTGGACGACGGCTTCCCTCCGCTGGGCGCGCTGCCGCGGGGACAAGTGAACCACGTGCCTGGGGTGACGGAAGAGCTGCTCACCCTGCCCAGCAACGGCGAGAgtgattgttttaatttattcgAGACGGGATTTTACCACTCGGAGCTCAACCCCATGAACCTGTGCGGCGACGAGTCCGAGAGGCCGGCCAAGAGGTTAAAAATGGGCCTCGCGGTGCCCGACGCCTTCATCAACGACGTGTCCGTCAACAACCTGGGCGTGGACTTTGAGAGCCACACGCACCACCTCACCAGTGCCAAAATGGCCGTCTCGGTGGCCGACTTCAGCAGCCTGTCTGCGAGCGAGACCAACGGCTTCATGGGCTCCCACGCGCTCCACCCACACACCGCCCTGCACTCGGAGTGA
- the MIER3 gene encoding mesoderm induction early response protein 3 isoform X4, whose product MAEASFGSSSPVGSLSSEDHDFDPTAEMLVHDYDDERTLEEEEMMDEGKNFSSEIEDLEKEGNMPLEDLLAFYGYESAIPGIAGSSANSSPSELADELPDMTLDKEEIAKDLLSGDDEETQSSADDLTPSVTSHEATDFFPRPLRSNTTYDGDKESEGEDVEADAGNSSEDLRKEIMVGLQYQAEIPPYLGKYIGHEKVYENEDQLLWTPDVVLESKVKEYLVETSLRTGNEKPVDKPSEGAHTRDNEQALYELLKCNHNVKEAIERYCSNGKASQEEMTAWTEEECRNFEHALLIYGKDFHLIQKNKVRTRSVAECVAFYYMWKKSERYDYFAQQTRFGKKRYNHHPGVTDYMDRLVDETEALGGAVNSSALTSSRTDPLPDQPLSILNSFTASDLTALTNSVATVCNSSDVNCLDDGFPPLGALPRGQVNHVPGVTEELLTLPSNGESDCFNLFETGFYHSELNPMNLCGDESERPAKRLKMGLAVPDAFINDVSVNNLGVDFESHTHHLTSAKMAVSVADFSSLSASETNGFMGSHALHPHTALHSE is encoded by the exons ATGGCGGAG GCTTCCTTTGGAAGTTCGAGCCCAG ttggGTCTTTGTCTTCTGAGGATCATGATTTTGACCCTACTGCTGAAATGTTGGTGCATGACTATGATGACGAAAGAACtcttgaagaagaagaaatgatggACGAGGGCAAAAATTTCAGTTCTGAAATTGAAGATTTAGAAAAg GAGGGAAATATGCCTTTGGAAGATTTGCTGGCATTCTATGGCTATGAATCGGCAATTCCAGGAATAGCAGGTTCCAGTGCAAATAGCTCCCCAAGTGAACTTGCAGATGAACTACCAGATATGACACTGGACAAG gaggaaatagcaaaagaccTCTTGTCTGGTGATGATGAAGAAACGCAGTCTTCTGCTGATGATCTAACACCATCAGTGACTTCACACGAAGCTACGGATTTCTTCCCTCGGCCTTTAAGAT CTAACACAACTTACGATGGTGATAAAGAATCAGAGGGTGAAGATGTTGAAGCAGATGCTGGTAATTCATCTGAAGATTTAAGGAAG GAAATAATGGTGGGTTTACAATATCAAGCCGAAATTCCACCCTATCTTGGAAAGTACATCGGTCATGAGAAGG TGTATGAAAATGAAGATCAATTACTGTGGACTCCTGATGTGGTTCTGGAGAGCAAAGTGAAAGAGTACCTTGTGGAGACCTCTTTAAGGACTGGAAATGAAAAACCAGTGGACAAGCCTTCTGAGGGCGCGCACACGAGGGATAACGAGCAG GCACTATATGAACTTCTCAAATGCAATCACAACGTAAAGGAAGCCATTGAAAGATACTGCAGCAATGGAAAAGCATCACAAG AAGAGATGACAGCATGGACAGAAGAAGAATGCAGAAATTTTGAGCACGCTCTTCTGATTTATGGGAAAGATTTTCATCTTATACAAAAGAATAAG GTGAGGACCAGGAGCGTGGCCGAGTGTGTGGCCTTCTACTACATGTGGAAGAAGTCGGAGCGCTACGATTACTTCGCTCAGCAAACGAGGTTTGGGAAGAAAAGATACAACCATCACCCCGGAGTCAC GGACTACATGGACCGCTTGGTAGATGAGACGGAAGCCCTGGGCGGAGCCGTCAACTCTTCAGCCTTAACGTCGAGCCGCACCGACCCTCTTCCCGACCAGCCGCTGAGCATCCTCAACTCCTTCACTGCCAGCGACCTGACAG CCCTGACCAACAGCGTCGCCACCGTCTGCAACTCCAGCGACGTGAACTGCCTGGACGACGGCTTCCCTCCGCTGGGCGCGCTGCCGCGGGGACAAGTGAACCACGTGCCTGGGGTGACGGAAGAGCTGCTCACCCTGCCCAGCAACGGCGAGAgtgattgttttaatttattcgAGACGGGATTTTACCACTCGGAGCTCAACCCCATGAACCTGTGCGGCGACGAGTCCGAGAGGCCGGCCAAGAGGTTAAAAATGGGCCTCGCGGTGCCCGACGCCTTCATCAACGACGTGTCCGTCAACAACCTGGGCGTGGACTTTGAGAGCCACACGCACCACCTCACCAGTGCCAAAATGGCCGTCTCGGTGGCCGACTTCAGCAGCCTGTCTGCGAGCGAGACCAACGGCTTCATGGGCTCCCACGCGCTCCACCCACACACCGCCCTGCACTCGGAGTGA
- the MIER3 gene encoding mesoderm induction early response protein 3 isoform X5, with translation MAEASFGSSSPVGSLSSEDHDFDPTAEMLVHDYDDERTLEEEEMMDEGKNFSSEIEDLEKEGNMPLEDLLAFYGYESAIPGIAGSSANSSPSELADELPDMTLDKEEIAKDLLSGDDEETQSSADDLTPSVTSHEATDFFPRPLRSNTTYDGDKESEGEDVEADAGNSSEDLRKEIMVGLQYQAEIPPYLGKYIGHEKVYENEDQLLWTPDVVLESKVKEYLVETSLRTGNEKPVDKPSEGAHTRDNEQALYELLKCNHNVKEAIERYCSNGKASQEMTAWTEEECRNFEHALLIYGKDFHLIQKNKVRTRSVAECVAFYYMWKKSERYDYFAQQTRFGKKRYNHHPGVTDYMDRLVDETEALGGAVNSSALTSSRTDPLPDQPLSILNSFTASDLTALTNSVATVCNSSDVNCLDDGFPPLGALPRGQVNHVPGVTEELLTLPSNGESDCFNLFETGFYHSELNPMNLCGDESERPAKRLKMGLAVPDAFINDVSVNNLGVDFESHTHHLTSAKMAVSVADFSSLSASETNGFMGSHALHPHTALHSE, from the exons ATGGCGGAG GCTTCCTTTGGAAGTTCGAGCCCAG ttggGTCTTTGTCTTCTGAGGATCATGATTTTGACCCTACTGCTGAAATGTTGGTGCATGACTATGATGACGAAAGAACtcttgaagaagaagaaatgatggACGAGGGCAAAAATTTCAGTTCTGAAATTGAAGATTTAGAAAAg GAGGGAAATATGCCTTTGGAAGATTTGCTGGCATTCTATGGCTATGAATCGGCAATTCCAGGAATAGCAGGTTCCAGTGCAAATAGCTCCCCAAGTGAACTTGCAGATGAACTACCAGATATGACACTGGACAAG gaggaaatagcaaaagaccTCTTGTCTGGTGATGATGAAGAAACGCAGTCTTCTGCTGATGATCTAACACCATCAGTGACTTCACACGAAGCTACGGATTTCTTCCCTCGGCCTTTAAGAT CTAACACAACTTACGATGGTGATAAAGAATCAGAGGGTGAAGATGTTGAAGCAGATGCTGGTAATTCATCTGAAGATTTAAGGAAG GAAATAATGGTGGGTTTACAATATCAAGCCGAAATTCCACCCTATCTTGGAAAGTACATCGGTCATGAGAAGG TGTATGAAAATGAAGATCAATTACTGTGGACTCCTGATGTGGTTCTGGAGAGCAAAGTGAAAGAGTACCTTGTGGAGACCTCTTTAAGGACTGGAAATGAAAAACCAGTGGACAAGCCTTCTGAGGGCGCGCACACGAGGGATAACGAGCAG GCACTATATGAACTTCTCAAATGCAATCACAACGTAAAGGAAGCCATTGAAAGATACTGCAGCAATGGAAAAGCATCACAAG AGATGACAGCATGGACAGAAGAAGAATGCAGAAATTTTGAGCACGCTCTTCTGATTTATGGGAAAGATTTTCATCTTATACAAAAGAATAAG GTGAGGACCAGGAGCGTGGCCGAGTGTGTGGCCTTCTACTACATGTGGAAGAAGTCGGAGCGCTACGATTACTTCGCTCAGCAAACGAGGTTTGGGAAGAAAAGATACAACCATCACCCCGGAGTCAC GGACTACATGGACCGCTTGGTAGATGAGACGGAAGCCCTGGGCGGAGCCGTCAACTCTTCAGCCTTAACGTCGAGCCGCACCGACCCTCTTCCCGACCAGCCGCTGAGCATCCTCAACTCCTTCACTGCCAGCGACCTGACAG CCCTGACCAACAGCGTCGCCACCGTCTGCAACTCCAGCGACGTGAACTGCCTGGACGACGGCTTCCCTCCGCTGGGCGCGCTGCCGCGGGGACAAGTGAACCACGTGCCTGGGGTGACGGAAGAGCTGCTCACCCTGCCCAGCAACGGCGAGAgtgattgttttaatttattcgAGACGGGATTTTACCACTCGGAGCTCAACCCCATGAACCTGTGCGGCGACGAGTCCGAGAGGCCGGCCAAGAGGTTAAAAATGGGCCTCGCGGTGCCCGACGCCTTCATCAACGACGTGTCCGTCAACAACCTGGGCGTGGACTTTGAGAGCCACACGCACCACCTCACCAGTGCCAAAATGGCCGTCTCGGTGGCCGACTTCAGCAGCCTGTCTGCGAGCGAGACCAACGGCTTCATGGGCTCCCACGCGCTCCACCCACACACCGCCCTGCACTCGGAGTGA
- the MIER3 gene encoding mesoderm induction early response protein 3 isoform X1, translated as MGGSGGSRGGGVGGRRRYPGGDRGEQQHRHQLLAPVSLLRSLASFGSSSPVGSLSSEDHDFDPTAEMLVHDYDDERTLEEEEMMDEGKNFSSEIEDLEKEGNMPLEDLLAFYGYESAIPGIAGSSANSSPSELADELPDMTLDKEEIAKDLLSGDDEETQSSADDLTPSVTSHEATDFFPRPLRSNTTYDGDKESEGEDVEADAGNSSEDLRKEIMVGLQYQAEIPPYLGKYIGHEKVYENEDQLLWTPDVVLESKVKEYLVETSLRTGNEKPVDKPSEGAHTRDNEQALYELLKCNHNVKEAIERYCSNGKASQEEMTAWTEEECRNFEHALLIYGKDFHLIQKNKVRTRSVAECVAFYYMWKKSERYDYFAQQTRFGKKRYNHHPGVTDYMDRLVDETEALGGAVNSSALTSSRTDPLPDQPLSILNSFTASDLTALTNSVATVCNSSDVNCLDDGFPPLGALPRGQVNHVPGVTEELLTLPSNGESDCFNLFETGFYHSELNPMNLCGDESERPAKRLKMGLAVPDAFINDVSVNNLGVDFESHTHHLTSAKMAVSVADFSSLSASETNGFMGSHALHPHTALHSE; from the exons ATGGGGGGGTCGGGAGGATCCCGCGGCGGCGGGGTTGGAGGGAGGCGTCGATACCCAGGAGGGGACCGCGGGGAGCAGCAGCACCGCCACCAGCTCCTTGCGCCGGTTTCGCTTCTCCGAAGCTTG GCTTCCTTTGGAAGTTCGAGCCCAG ttggGTCTTTGTCTTCTGAGGATCATGATTTTGACCCTACTGCTGAAATGTTGGTGCATGACTATGATGACGAAAGAACtcttgaagaagaagaaatgatggACGAGGGCAAAAATTTCAGTTCTGAAATTGAAGATTTAGAAAAg GAGGGAAATATGCCTTTGGAAGATTTGCTGGCATTCTATGGCTATGAATCGGCAATTCCAGGAATAGCAGGTTCCAGTGCAAATAGCTCCCCAAGTGAACTTGCAGATGAACTACCAGATATGACACTGGACAAG gaggaaatagcaaaagaccTCTTGTCTGGTGATGATGAAGAAACGCAGTCTTCTGCTGATGATCTAACACCATCAGTGACTTCACACGAAGCTACGGATTTCTTCCCTCGGCCTTTAAGAT CTAACACAACTTACGATGGTGATAAAGAATCAGAGGGTGAAGATGTTGAAGCAGATGCTGGTAATTCATCTGAAGATTTAAGGAAG GAAATAATGGTGGGTTTACAATATCAAGCCGAAATTCCACCCTATCTTGGAAAGTACATCGGTCATGAGAAGG TGTATGAAAATGAAGATCAATTACTGTGGACTCCTGATGTGGTTCTGGAGAGCAAAGTGAAAGAGTACCTTGTGGAGACCTCTTTAAGGACTGGAAATGAAAAACCAGTGGACAAGCCTTCTGAGGGCGCGCACACGAGGGATAACGAGCAG GCACTATATGAACTTCTCAAATGCAATCACAACGTAAAGGAAGCCATTGAAAGATACTGCAGCAATGGAAAAGCATCACAAG AAGAGATGACAGCATGGACAGAAGAAGAATGCAGAAATTTTGAGCACGCTCTTCTGATTTATGGGAAAGATTTTCATCTTATACAAAAGAATAAG GTGAGGACCAGGAGCGTGGCCGAGTGTGTGGCCTTCTACTACATGTGGAAGAAGTCGGAGCGCTACGATTACTTCGCTCAGCAAACGAGGTTTGGGAAGAAAAGATACAACCATCACCCCGGAGTCAC GGACTACATGGACCGCTTGGTAGATGAGACGGAAGCCCTGGGCGGAGCCGTCAACTCTTCAGCCTTAACGTCGAGCCGCACCGACCCTCTTCCCGACCAGCCGCTGAGCATCCTCAACTCCTTCACTGCCAGCGACCTGACAG CCCTGACCAACAGCGTCGCCACCGTCTGCAACTCCAGCGACGTGAACTGCCTGGACGACGGCTTCCCTCCGCTGGGCGCGCTGCCGCGGGGACAAGTGAACCACGTGCCTGGGGTGACGGAAGAGCTGCTCACCCTGCCCAGCAACGGCGAGAgtgattgttttaatttattcgAGACGGGATTTTACCACTCGGAGCTCAACCCCATGAACCTGTGCGGCGACGAGTCCGAGAGGCCGGCCAAGAGGTTAAAAATGGGCCTCGCGGTGCCCGACGCCTTCATCAACGACGTGTCCGTCAACAACCTGGGCGTGGACTTTGAGAGCCACACGCACCACCTCACCAGTGCCAAAATGGCCGTCTCGGTGGCCGACTTCAGCAGCCTGTCTGCGAGCGAGACCAACGGCTTCATGGGCTCCCACGCGCTCCACCCACACACCGCCCTGCACTCGGAGTGA
- the MIER3 gene encoding mesoderm induction early response protein 3 isoform X2 produces the protein MGGSGGSRGGGVGGRRRYPGGDRGEQQHRHQLLAPVSLLRSLASFGSSSPVGSLSSEDHDFDPTAEMLVHDYDDERTLEEEEMMDEGKNFSSEIEDLEKEGNMPLEDLLAFYGYESAIPGIAGSSANSSPSELADELPDMTLDKEEIAKDLLSGDDEETQSSADDLTPSVTSHEATDFFPRPLRSNTTYDGDKESEGEDVEADAGNSSEDLRKEIMVGLQYQAEIPPYLGKYIGHEKVYENEDQLLWTPDVVLESKVKEYLVETSLRTGNEKPVDKPSEGAHTRDNEQALYELLKCNHNVKEAIERYCSNGKASQEMTAWTEEECRNFEHALLIYGKDFHLIQKNKVRTRSVAECVAFYYMWKKSERYDYFAQQTRFGKKRYNHHPGVTDYMDRLVDETEALGGAVNSSALTSSRTDPLPDQPLSILNSFTASDLTALTNSVATVCNSSDVNCLDDGFPPLGALPRGQVNHVPGVTEELLTLPSNGESDCFNLFETGFYHSELNPMNLCGDESERPAKRLKMGLAVPDAFINDVSVNNLGVDFESHTHHLTSAKMAVSVADFSSLSASETNGFMGSHALHPHTALHSE, from the exons ATGGGGGGGTCGGGAGGATCCCGCGGCGGCGGGGTTGGAGGGAGGCGTCGATACCCAGGAGGGGACCGCGGGGAGCAGCAGCACCGCCACCAGCTCCTTGCGCCGGTTTCGCTTCTCCGAAGCTTG GCTTCCTTTGGAAGTTCGAGCCCAG ttggGTCTTTGTCTTCTGAGGATCATGATTTTGACCCTACTGCTGAAATGTTGGTGCATGACTATGATGACGAAAGAACtcttgaagaagaagaaatgatggACGAGGGCAAAAATTTCAGTTCTGAAATTGAAGATTTAGAAAAg GAGGGAAATATGCCTTTGGAAGATTTGCTGGCATTCTATGGCTATGAATCGGCAATTCCAGGAATAGCAGGTTCCAGTGCAAATAGCTCCCCAAGTGAACTTGCAGATGAACTACCAGATATGACACTGGACAAG gaggaaatagcaaaagaccTCTTGTCTGGTGATGATGAAGAAACGCAGTCTTCTGCTGATGATCTAACACCATCAGTGACTTCACACGAAGCTACGGATTTCTTCCCTCGGCCTTTAAGAT CTAACACAACTTACGATGGTGATAAAGAATCAGAGGGTGAAGATGTTGAAGCAGATGCTGGTAATTCATCTGAAGATTTAAGGAAG GAAATAATGGTGGGTTTACAATATCAAGCCGAAATTCCACCCTATCTTGGAAAGTACATCGGTCATGAGAAGG TGTATGAAAATGAAGATCAATTACTGTGGACTCCTGATGTGGTTCTGGAGAGCAAAGTGAAAGAGTACCTTGTGGAGACCTCTTTAAGGACTGGAAATGAAAAACCAGTGGACAAGCCTTCTGAGGGCGCGCACACGAGGGATAACGAGCAG GCACTATATGAACTTCTCAAATGCAATCACAACGTAAAGGAAGCCATTGAAAGATACTGCAGCAATGGAAAAGCATCACAAG AGATGACAGCATGGACAGAAGAAGAATGCAGAAATTTTGAGCACGCTCTTCTGATTTATGGGAAAGATTTTCATCTTATACAAAAGAATAAG GTGAGGACCAGGAGCGTGGCCGAGTGTGTGGCCTTCTACTACATGTGGAAGAAGTCGGAGCGCTACGATTACTTCGCTCAGCAAACGAGGTTTGGGAAGAAAAGATACAACCATCACCCCGGAGTCAC GGACTACATGGACCGCTTGGTAGATGAGACGGAAGCCCTGGGCGGAGCCGTCAACTCTTCAGCCTTAACGTCGAGCCGCACCGACCCTCTTCCCGACCAGCCGCTGAGCATCCTCAACTCCTTCACTGCCAGCGACCTGACAG CCCTGACCAACAGCGTCGCCACCGTCTGCAACTCCAGCGACGTGAACTGCCTGGACGACGGCTTCCCTCCGCTGGGCGCGCTGCCGCGGGGACAAGTGAACCACGTGCCTGGGGTGACGGAAGAGCTGCTCACCCTGCCCAGCAACGGCGAGAgtgattgttttaatttattcgAGACGGGATTTTACCACTCGGAGCTCAACCCCATGAACCTGTGCGGCGACGAGTCCGAGAGGCCGGCCAAGAGGTTAAAAATGGGCCTCGCGGTGCCCGACGCCTTCATCAACGACGTGTCCGTCAACAACCTGGGCGTGGACTTTGAGAGCCACACGCACCACCTCACCAGTGCCAAAATGGCCGTCTCGGTGGCCGACTTCAGCAGCCTGTCTGCGAGCGAGACCAACGGCTTCATGGGCTCCCACGCGCTCCACCCACACACCGCCCTGCACTCGGAGTGA